In a genomic window of Ipomoea triloba cultivar NCNSP0323 chromosome 3, ASM357664v1:
- the LOC116011996 gene encoding metalloendoproteinase 5-MMP-like has translation MAMVPKVSPLVLYAFLFLSLKVAIGEIPSSSPFSFIKPLQGSKKGDEVKGLYNLKKYLKRFGYIDDLPYNSTSPEANYFSDQLESAVRTYQTNFNLSPTGVLDFDTVSLMMKPRCGVPDIINGTNWIRRRLVPHYSFIPGNPKWPDDKDVLSYAWAYGTPYEFVRTTKMAFQQWSGWTRLSFNDGTDYRSADLKFHLFAGEHGDGQAFDGPGGIIAHSFEPTEGICHFDSEEEWAEVGVYPYGVDIQSVVTHEIGHLLGLGHSGVPTAVMFPAIGYGETKRLLDNDDIQGIRALYP, from the exons ATGGCAATGGTGCCCAAAGTCTCTCCTTTAGTATTATATGCATTCCTCTTTCTATCCCTCAAGGTGGCGATAGGGGAGATACCATCATCCTCACCCTTTAGCTTTATCAAACCCTTACAGGGATCCAAGAAAGGAGATGAAGTGAAAGGGTTGTATAACCTCAAGAAGTATCTCAAAAGATTTGGTTATATAGATGATCTTCCCTATAATAGCACCTCTCCCGAAGCTAATTATTTCTCCGATCAATTGGAATCGGCGGTGAGAACTTATCAAACCAACTTCAACCTCAGCCCTACCGGAGTTTTGGACTTTGACACTGTATCACTGATGATGAAGCCTCGATGTGGAGTGCCGGATATCATCAACGGCACGAATTGGATCCGGCGACGATTAGTGCCGCATTATTCTTTCATTCCCGGCAATCCCAAGTGGCCGGACGACAAGGACGTGCTCTCATATGCATGGGCATATG GTACTCCATATGAATTTGTCCGGACCACGAAGATGGCCTTTCAACAATGGTCTGGATGGACTCGTTTATCATTTAACGATGGAACAGACTACAGAAGTGCAGATTTAAAGTTCCATTTGTTTGCCGGCGAACATGGCGACGGGCAGGCGTTTGATGGGCCCGGAGGAATCATTGCTCACTCATTTGAACCCACTGAAGGGATTTGTCACTTTGATTCAGAAGAAGAGTGGGCAGAAGTTGGTGTATATCCCTATGGTGTGGACATACAATCTGTGGTCACGCATGAAATTGGACACCTTCTTGGACTTGGGCACTCTGGAGTTCCTACAGCTGTTATGTTTCCTGCTATTGGGTATGGTGAGACAAAAAGACTCCTTGACAACGATGATATTCAAGGAATTAGAGCtctttatccttaa